A region from the Nodosilinea sp. FACHB-141 genome encodes:
- a CDS encoding Gldg family protein, producing MAMKSFAAYQKYLKYLALPGLALVTAGLIAGIVAGWTLLPAGLLVGGIGLLLLGLVLGNQGQGRFWAQRSTEAGANALVSTLAVLAILGLVNFLAVRYASRVDLTENQIFTLAPQSQQVVQTLENPTRVVVFDPLPNPQDRQLLESYRQAGPQFTFDYVNPYNDPRQAQDFGATQTGMVFVESGDNRRFLQNVGPSERLSERTLTNALDQVVSDRALTVYFTQGHQEFTIDGSDTGFLQAATALEDKSAVVQPLDLSKTSTVPEDASVVVVAGPAAEFFEPEVKALQTYLNGGGSLMLLIDPRTSPGLDTLLDPWGITLDDRIVLDTSGSGQLVGLGPAAPLVTDFGDHPITRDFTGGRSFFPLVRPVNVEEVPGVTATPILQSNPQSRAEALSTEGELQYDENAPPSGPYTLGVALSRPVDGAAAAEGEPPPESRLVVIGNATFATDGLFEQQLNGDVFLNAVSWLGQQTDATLSIRPREVTNRRITLTVQQQIGLGVFALLVLPAIGLGLAVLMWLRRR from the coding sequence ATGGCGATGAAATCGTTTGCGGCCTACCAAAAATATTTGAAATACCTGGCGTTGCCAGGGTTGGCCCTAGTAACGGCGGGGCTTATTGCGGGCATCGTCGCCGGATGGACTCTGCTGCCTGCGGGCCTACTGGTGGGAGGCATTGGTCTGCTCTTGCTCGGGCTAGTGCTAGGCAACCAGGGGCAGGGTCGGTTTTGGGCGCAGCGCTCCACCGAGGCGGGGGCCAATGCCCTGGTCTCTACCCTGGCGGTGCTGGCTATTTTGGGCTTGGTGAACTTCTTAGCCGTGCGCTATGCCAGCCGAGTAGACCTCACCGAGAACCAAATCTTCACCCTGGCCCCTCAGTCACAGCAGGTGGTACAGACCCTAGAAAATCCCACCCGCGTCGTCGTATTCGACCCGCTGCCGAACCCCCAAGATCGCCAGCTGCTCGAAAGCTACCGCCAGGCCGGACCGCAGTTTACCTTTGACTACGTTAACCCTTACAACGACCCTCGCCAGGCCCAGGATTTTGGCGCTACCCAAACGGGCATGGTGTTTGTGGAGAGTGGCGACAATCGCCGCTTTTTGCAGAATGTCGGCCCCAGCGAGCGGCTGTCGGAGCGTACGCTGACCAATGCTCTAGATCAGGTGGTGAGCGATCGCGCCCTCACCGTCTACTTCACTCAGGGTCACCAGGAGTTCACCATCGACGGCAGCGACACCGGCTTTTTGCAGGCGGCCACCGCCCTCGAAGATAAAAGCGCTGTGGTGCAGCCCCTTGACTTGTCTAAAACCAGCACCGTACCCGAAGACGCCAGCGTCGTAGTAGTGGCTGGCCCTGCCGCCGAATTCTTTGAGCCCGAAGTTAAGGCGCTGCAAACCTACCTCAACGGCGGCGGCAGCCTCATGCTGCTGATCGATCCGCGCACTAGCCCCGGCCTCGACACCCTGCTCGACCCGTGGGGCATCACCCTCGACGATCGCATTGTGCTCGATACTTCCGGTAGCGGTCAGCTCGTCGGCCTTGGCCCCGCCGCTCCGCTAGTCACCGACTTCGGCGACCACCCGATCACCCGCGACTTCACCGGCGGGCGATCGTTCTTCCCCTTGGTGCGGCCAGTCAATGTCGAAGAAGTGCCGGGGGTAACGGCAACGCCCATTCTCCAGAGCAACCCCCAGAGTCGGGCCGAAGCCCTCTCTACCGAGGGCGAGCTGCAATACGACGAAAACGCGCCGCCCTCTGGCCCCTACACCCTGGGGGTCGCCCTCAGTCGCCCCGTTGATGGGGCCGCTGCTGCCGAAGGTGAACCACCGCCGGAGTCGCGCCTAGTCGTGATTGGCAACGCCACCTTTGCCACCGATGGCCTATTTGAGCAGCAGCTCAATGGCGATGTCTTTCTCAATGCCGTCAGCTGGCTGGGTCAGCAAACCGACGCTACCCTCTCCATTCGCCCCCGCGAAGTCACCAACCGCCGCATTACCTTAACGGTGCAGCAGCAGATTGGTTTGGGAGTATTTGCCCTGCTGGTGCTGCCGGCAATCGGTCTTGGTTTAGCCGTGCTGATGTGGTTGCGGCGGCGATAG
- a CDS encoding ABC transporter permease yields the protein MTLLFKNILAIYQRELQSYFASPLPYIIAAVFWLLGGFFLVAILLGPQGILAQAAMADQAVQMGMPPSPPFDVAYEFNKAYVGLLGSLSMFVLPMLSMGLYADERKQGTLELLATSPVTNWAVALGKLLAVVSFYIAMVLPLMVCQSIALGAAEPSTGSGVFLLSHLGLVLMAASVLALGMFISSLTESTVLAAIMTFALILLLWLVDAVAQGLPGVVGSAIAHLSLLKHFTDFTEGIFDTGGLVLFLSFIGLGLYLTAQSIETLRFQRS from the coding sequence ATGACCCTTCTCTTCAAAAACATCCTCGCCATCTACCAGCGCGAGCTGCAAAGCTACTTCGCCTCGCCTCTGCCCTACATTATCGCCGCCGTGTTTTGGCTGCTGGGGGGCTTCTTCTTAGTGGCAATTTTGCTGGGGCCACAGGGCATTTTGGCGCAGGCGGCGATGGCCGATCAGGCGGTGCAGATGGGCATGCCTCCGTCGCCGCCCTTTGATGTGGCCTACGAGTTCAACAAAGCCTACGTGGGGCTGCTGGGGTCGCTGTCGATGTTTGTGCTGCCCATGCTGTCGATGGGGCTCTACGCCGACGAGCGCAAGCAGGGCACGCTGGAACTGCTGGCGACTTCACCGGTAACTAACTGGGCGGTGGCCCTGGGCAAGCTGCTGGCGGTGGTGAGCTTTTACATTGCGATGGTGCTGCCGCTGATGGTGTGTCAGTCGATCGCCCTGGGGGCCGCCGAACCGTCTACGGGGTCAGGGGTATTCTTGCTGTCTCACCTAGGATTGGTGCTGATGGCAGCCAGCGTATTGGCCCTGGGCATGTTCATCTCGTCGCTGACGGAGAGCACGGTGCTGGCGGCGATCATGACCTTTGCGCTGATTTTGCTGCTGTGGCTGGTCGATGCGGTGGCCCAGGGGCTGCCAGGAGTGGTGGGTAGCGCGATCGCCCATCTGTCCCTGCTCAAGCACTTCACCGACTTTACCGAAGGCATTTTCGACACCGGTGGCCTGGTGCTGTTTCTCTCCTTTATTGGGCTGGGGCTGTATCTCACTGCTCAATCCATCGAGACCCTCCGGTTCCAGCGGTCCTAG